A stretch of the Archangium violaceum genome encodes the following:
- a CDS encoding flotillin family protein, with translation MMVFIVLVVVLALAVATVAGVVQRLIHICHPNEVLVFSGTRRLVEGRPARYRLVHGGRGLRIPLLERVDSLDLTNMVITVRVQGAYSKGGIPLNVESVANVKVSSGEPILGNAIERFLGKPREEVVRVAKETLEGNLRGVLATLTPEEVNGDRARFAQCLLQEADQDLNKLGLVLDTLKIQSVSDDRGFLNALGRKQSAALQMRSRIAEAENRTLAAERAAHNREVREVARLEAEFAMARADAERRILEAQARRAARVAEERGAVASQLARARAEVDVQRVRIEQVRLLLEADVLKPAEARRQEQVAAARGAASRIVEEGRATATSLSAMARTWEDSDGSARQILLAQKLAPLLETLLGPVGQAPIERLTVLDARLGGNGELSSRVALIGEQLKHVFGVEPRELLRRLAGPPAAQDA, from the coding sequence ATGATGGTGTTCATCGTACTCGTCGTCGTCCTCGCGCTGGCCGTGGCCACGGTGGCCGGGGTGGTGCAGCGGCTGATCCACATCTGCCACCCCAACGAGGTGCTCGTCTTCTCCGGGACACGGCGGCTCGTGGAGGGGCGGCCCGCGCGCTACCGCCTGGTGCACGGCGGGCGCGGCCTGCGCATCCCCCTGCTGGAGCGCGTGGACTCGTTGGATCTCACCAACATGGTCATCACCGTGAGGGTGCAGGGCGCCTACTCGAAGGGTGGCATCCCCCTCAACGTGGAGTCGGTGGCCAACGTGAAGGTGTCCAGCGGGGAGCCCATCCTCGGCAACGCCATCGAGCGCTTCCTGGGCAAGCCGCGCGAGGAGGTGGTGCGCGTGGCGAAGGAGACGCTGGAGGGCAACCTGCGCGGAGTGCTGGCCACCCTCACCCCCGAGGAGGTCAACGGCGACCGGGCCCGCTTCGCGCAGTGCCTGCTCCAGGAGGCGGATCAGGATCTCAACAAGCTGGGGCTGGTGCTGGACACGTTGAAGATCCAGAGCGTCTCGGACGACCGGGGCTTCCTCAACGCGCTGGGCCGCAAGCAGTCCGCGGCGCTGCAGATGCGCTCGCGCATCGCCGAGGCGGAGAACCGGACCCTGGCGGCCGAGCGCGCGGCGCACAACCGCGAGGTGCGCGAGGTGGCGCGCCTGGAGGCGGAGTTCGCCATGGCGCGCGCGGACGCGGAGCGGCGCATCCTGGAGGCCCAGGCGCGGCGAGCCGCCCGGGTGGCCGAGGAGCGGGGCGCGGTGGCGTCCCAACTGGCGCGGGCCCGGGCGGAGGTGGACGTGCAGCGGGTGCGCATCGAGCAGGTGCGGCTCCTGTTGGAGGCGGACGTCCTCAAGCCGGCCGAGGCGCGGCGTCAGGAGCAGGTAGCGGCGGCTCGCGGGGCGGCCTCCCGCATCGTGGAGGAGGGCCGGGCCACCGCCACCTCCCTCTCGGCGATGGCGCGCACCTGGGAGGACTCGGACGGCTCGGCGCGGCAGATCCTCCTCGCCCAGAAGCTCGCACCCCTGCTGGAGACCCTGCTCGGCCCGGTGGGGCAGGCGCCCATCGAGCGGCTCACCGTGCTGGACGCGCGCCTGGGAGGGAATGGGGAACTGTCCTCCCGCGTGGCACTGATTGGCGAGCAACTCAAGCATGTGTTCGGGGTGGAGCCGCGTGAGCTGCTCCGCCGGCTGGCCGGCCCCCCGGCGGCGCAGGACGCCTGA